Below is a genomic region from Deltaproteobacteria bacterium.
TCTGGCATCGACCTTGAGCACAAAATCATCCCGAACGTGATAACACTCCCTGGAATCCCGATCGGATTTCTTATCAGTGCGGGACTCGGTGGGTGGAATCGACAGGCCTTTTTTGGGTCGTCTCTTGGAATCCTCGTGGGAGGAGGGGCCTTGCTCCTTGTGGGAATCAGCTACCAAAAGTTACGTGGTCGTGAGGGACTTGGGATGGGGGATGTCAAGCTGGCAGCGATGTTGGGGGCCTACTTCGGTTGGCAGGGGGTCCTCTTCATTCTGCTGATCAGCTCCCTGCTCGGGTCTGTCGTTGGACTTATCCTCCTCCTCTTCTTCAAGAAGGGGCATCAAGAACCGATCCCGTACGGCCCATTCCTCTCGCTGGCCGGTTTGATCCAGCTCCTCTTTGGGAAGGAGCTGATCCAAGCCTATCTGAACCTGAGCTATAATTTATATTAATTATATATAATTTAACTAATATTAATCACTATTATTAAATTTATTTCTCAAGTTAATTATTTTTTGTTTAAAATTTGGCCATTTTGTGTTAGTGATAGTCTGTTGATAACTTGGAGGAGGCGCAATGGCTGCTCTTCAGAAAAATCACGTTAAACAGCTTCGGGAGGAACAATTAATGAGCAAGGCCGAACTTGCTCGAAAGGCAGGGCTCTCTGCCCTGACCATCGACCGGGTCGAGTCCGGAAAAGACTGTCGAATGGATACAAAGAGAAAAATTATTTTGGCTCTTGGGCTCAAGCTCTCTGATCGTGAAAAGGTCTTCCCTGACTGAAGATTCTGATTTAGCTTCTTGATCCTATGCTTCGACTCCTCACTGCCGGTGAATCCCATGGGAAGGCCCTCGTTGTGATTCTTGAGGGGGTTCCTTCCGGTCTTCCGATTCAAGAAGAAGAGATTAATACGGAGCTTGCCAGGAGACAAAAAGGGTACGGTCGTGGCGGCCGGATGAAGATCGAACAAGATCGTGCCGAGATCCTCTCCGGAATCCGTGCGGGAAAGACACTCGGTTCCCCGATCGCCTTGAAGATTGACAATAAAGACTGGTCAAACTGGGAAAAGATCATGGATGTTGCCCAAGACGACCTA
It encodes:
- a CDS encoding prepilin peptidase, giving the protein MEVSLTSLTQIFAILFGLVVGSFLNVVIYRLPRGESVVRPRSHCPHCGQLVRWYDNIPLLSFFLLKRRCRSCKNPISWRYPFVEGLSGLLALLIFWKFTDPFVALLYSLFLAFPLLAISGIDLEHKIIPNVITLPGIPIGFLISAGLGGWNRQAFFGSSLGILVGGGALLLVGISYQKLRGREGLGMGDVKLAAMLGAYFGWQGVLFILLISSLLGSVVGLILLLFFKKGHQEPIPYGPFLSLAGLIQLLFGKELIQAYLNLSYNLY
- a CDS encoding helix-turn-helix domain-containing protein encodes the protein MAALQKNHVKQLREEQLMSKAELARKAGLSALTIDRVESGKDCRMDTKRKIILALGLKLSDREKVFPD